In Flavobacterium piscisymbiosum, the sequence TTTACCAACTATAAAAAGAGAGGCTTACACGAGGCCTAAAAAACGACTGAAAATAATTTGTTATTTTTTATCTAAATTTCAAAAAACGACCTGAAATTTTAACATTTCGACCAATATCAACCTTAATTTAACTGAGAATTTGGGGAAAAATTACTCTACTAACTGTTTATTCACGTAAACATTTTTAAAATTAACTCCATTTATTATGCTTTTATCAATCTCGGTTTTCTTTGCCTGAATATTTAAATTCTCAAACGTAAAATTGGATAAACGAACATTTGGATCATTTTCTACTCCATAAAAAGTATCACACTTAAGATCGATATTTTTTAAAGTAACATGGTCTCCGTACGATAACGGAACATCAGGACGTCCTTTTAAATCAAAAAATTGTTTCCAGGCAAAAACAGCCAGACAGGTTTTAGCTTCACCTTTAATATCTTCTACTCTTATGTATTCATATCGCTGTGGTGTATCCGGTCTCATTTTGAGCCATAATAATCTCGAAGCGCCGTCTATTTTACAATTACGCATAATAACGTTTTTGTTATGAATAGATTCGCTTCCGTTTGTTAGCGCTGAATGACAGAATCCAAAATTGCAGTCTTCGATGATAATATTGGCATTGGGTCCGTTGTTTTTATCCTGATCTGCGTAAGGTCCTTTCCCTCCTTTTAAGGCAATTGCATCATCATTAACAGACAAATAGCAGCCTTTTACCAAAAAGTTAGTGCAAATATCAATATCGATTGCATCTGTACTTGGCGCTTTTGAGCTAATGTGAGGAGAAAAAATATAAAGATCAAGCAGTTTTACATTATTACATTTATAAAAATGATTCGTCCAGAAACCGGAATTAATCAGTCTTACATCCTGAAGCTGCACGTTATTAGAGTTCCATATAAAAACCAATCGGGGTCTTGAAACTTCAAGATTGGTGCATTTTGGATTCTCTTTGCGTCGCGCCCAAAAAGCATCCCAATACTTTTTTCCGTTTCCGTTAATAGTTCCTTTTCCCGAAATCGAAAAATTATCGACTCCGTATGCATTGACCAAAGCGGGGAAATAATCCAAATTTTGCCCTTCCATTCTCGATGGCATTATTGGGAAATCGGCGATATTATCAGAACCTTTCAAAACTCCGCCTTCTGAAACGTATAAAGTAGTTTTAGGTTTAAAAAACAATGCCCCGCTTAAGTAAACTCCTTTTGGGATAATAATAACTCCACCGCCATTTGCAGCGGCTTTATCGATTACCTTCTGAATGGCAACGGTTTGAATTTTGGTACTGTCCTTTCCTACTCCAAAATCTGTAATAATGTATTTTTTGCCCAGATCTTTCAACTGAATTTTAGAATAATCCTTAAACCAATTGGTGATTTCACTTCCATCCGGAAATGTATCATTTGCATAATTCTGCGCAAAGGAACTCTGTGAAAATCCTATGATGCAGATTAAAATTTTAAAAATATTTTTCATTTTGGTTATGTGTTAGTGTTAGTTAGTTATTTTTTTTAGGAGCTAATCCCGCTATTCGTTCCAATCTTTTCTGTCCGCCCCGGCGAACACAAAAGGATTTCCACTTCTATCGGGGCTAGGGCATTAGTTTTCATAATAATATTTTCGTCTAATTGTGTCGTTATTCAACTTTGTCAAAGTTCTCAGCAATCTTGTCATCCTGACAGAGGAAGGATCACACAAGAAACTCCGTAAAGATTAGCGATTTACTTTGTCGAGTTTCTTGCGGAGATCCCTCGTTCCTCGGGATAGACAAACTGAACGGTTAACAATCTTTGTCGAGTTTCGAGTGTGATCTACTTCGTTTGTTCGCTATCGCTCGAGTCTCATTCCTTGGAATGACAAACTGAACGGTCATTCTTTGTCGAGTTTCGAGTGTGATCCTTCCTGCGTCAGGATGACAAACTAGGCGTTTACTTTACCTCAACCTTAATTTTAGCTGATAATTGTTTAGCTAAAGTCGTGACGTAATTGGTAAAATACGCTGAATCTTTAAAATTACTGTCTGCGCTTAATTCCCAGCCCGCTATTGGGTAATAACTCACTTGCTGATTGTTTTTTGCAGAGAGTTTTATCAAATAAGAATCTGTTAGTTTTCCTGTTTTTGGTGCTTCGATGTAACCTTTATATACCGCTTTTGGTACAATTACAGCAGTTCCCAGAATCCATTGGCGTTCGTAGGTCAGTTTATCGTGTAATATGAAACATACAAAATCTCCGGCATTAATTACCTGCAAAGGGTTTTGATTGTTTAAATTCGAGTATGCAATTACAAGCGTTTCTTTTCCTTTTAAACCATTAACCGAAATAGTGTTTTTATAACCGTACATTCCAGGCCAAATCGATGTAGTTTCTTGTGCCTGATATTTATTTCCTGAAGCTTCCCAATTTTGATAGTTATAGCTCAAAACCGAATTTACCGGACCTTCACTTACGATTTTGAATGTTGTTTTTTCGATATTATTTATGGTATCGCTTCCAATAATTCCAAGTCTGTTGATTTTATTATCGATCAGTAAAGCAAAACCTCCAAGTCCGGCTGAATTTCCGACAGGAAAAATATCTCTTCCCCAATCGTACATCACATGATAATTGTCTTCAACAGCTCCTTTGCTGTTTATACCAACATCTTCTGGTGTAATAGCCGGTATTTTTTTTCCAAAAACATCTTTTGAATTTCTTCCGTCAAGATAATGCCTGAAACCTACTTTGTCATTTTCCCAAGATGGGCCGTCGGTTTGATATTTTTGGTAACCTAATTTCTTATGTACCTGATTGGCCATCAAAACTTCATCGGTTGCAGGATGAACAGGCAGGTTTTTAGCTTCTCTCTTTCCGAATCTTACACTCGTTTTTATTGAAAATTTAGGATCTGTATCTGACCATCTTAAGGTTGTAGTTTTTACTTCTTTTGGAGAAAAATCAGTAACGATAAATAATTCATCCCATTTTCCGTCTCCATCCAAATCATTAACTTGTGCAGGAATTGTATCGTTTTTATATATTAAGATAGGATAAGTTCCTATTTGGTTATTTACAGATAGTTGGTTTCTTTTTATCGAAATAGCTTTTTGAGTCACCTCTATATTTGAAGTATTTTTTAAAACAATTGTATTTGAGTTTGCTTTTTTCTGTGCATTACAGTTTGCAAAAATCAATACTGATAATGCAATAGGCGTGTAAAATTTTATAGTATTTTTCATTCTTTTTCTTTTTATTTGAGGGACAATTTAATCATTTAATCCAAATGAAAAACTTCTTTTAACACAATTGTTTTTGGCGAATTATCTGCATTTGTTTCCATTATATCCCCCATATAACTCCACCATTTTTTTACAATTGGATGATTGGGCAAAAAATTCACATCAAAATCTTTACTGATTTTCTGAACT encodes:
- a CDS encoding rhamnogalacturonidase translates to MKNIFKILICIIGFSQSSFAQNYANDTFPDGSEITNWFKDYSKIQLKDLGKKYIITDFGVGKDSTKIQTVAIQKVIDKAAANGGGVIIIPKGVYLSGALFFKPKTTLYVSEGGVLKGSDNIADFPIMPSRMEGQNLDYFPALVNAYGVDNFSISGKGTINGNGKKYWDAFWARRKENPKCTNLEVSRPRLVFIWNSNNVQLQDVRLINSGFWTNHFYKCNNVKLLDLYIFSPHISSKAPSTDAIDIDICTNFLVKGCYLSVNDDAIALKGGKGPYADQDKNNGPNANIIIEDCNFGFCHSALTNGSESIHNKNVIMRNCKIDGASRLLWLKMRPDTPQRYEYIRVEDIKGEAKTCLAVFAWKQFFDLKGRPDVPLSYGDHVTLKNIDLKCDTFYGVENDPNVRLSNFTFENLNIQAKKTEIDKSIINGVNFKNVYVNKQLVE
- a CDS encoding DUF4861 domain-containing protein gives rise to the protein MKNTIKFYTPIALSVLIFANCNAQKKANSNTIVLKNTSNIEVTQKAISIKRNQLSVNNQIGTYPILIYKNDTIPAQVNDLDGDGKWDELFIVTDFSPKEVKTTTLRWSDTDPKFSIKTSVRFGKREAKNLPVHPATDEVLMANQVHKKLGYQKYQTDGPSWENDKVGFRHYLDGRNSKDVFGKKIPAITPEDVGINSKGAVEDNYHVMYDWGRDIFPVGNSAGLGGFALLIDNKINRLGIIGSDTINNIEKTTFKIVSEGPVNSVLSYNYQNWEASGNKYQAQETTSIWPGMYGYKNTISVNGLKGKETLVIAYSNLNNQNPLQVINAGDFVCFILHDKLTYERQWILGTAVIVPKAVYKGYIEAPKTGKLTDSYLIKLSAKNNQQVSYYPIAGWELSADSNFKDSAYFTNYVTTLAKQLSAKIKVEVK